In the genome of Brachypodium distachyon strain Bd21 chromosome 3, Brachypodium_distachyon_v3.0, whole genome shotgun sequence, the window TATGTATGATTGCTAGGGTCGTTCCATAAACATAAAAATCAGGCCTTTTACTTTGAAAATTCTATCTCGAACTTTAGGAAATATTTGTTGCTTGTGAATTAGGAACACAATGTTCATTCAAATTGCCAGTGCATTTTTACAGTATCTTGTAGAGTTCAATTCAGATTTGGGAGGCATCCTAAGTTTCAGATAACATCCCATCCATCATTGTCTGGACATATATATTTGAGTTAGCTCATTACATTAAGACCAAGAAAATTGCTGTGCACCATTTCTTCTTATTGTGGTATAAAAGGCTCGTGAAAGTATTGGATAATCTGCTGTTTTATTGTGGTCTGAACTTGTTGGTAAGGTTGTTTGTTATAGAGGGTCTCTACCATACATAATACAAGTTCCTCTGGTAGTTCGTCTGGCACGGAAATGTTTTTTCGTTCATATATTGTTAAATACTGATGTGCAATTACGTCGTTGGAAAGATGTTTGCAATTTGGATCATATTCTTGTTGATATAGTTTAATTGCAtgaatatgagacggaggcgGTACTTGTTTTGATATTTTGGCATCCGTTGTCGTCACacattaatttatttttcttgccgCCGACGTTGGCTAAATCACGGTCATCAGGTCATGCAATTCTTCACCCAAATTTTGGCTAATTATATTTTTGGTGAGGTAGGCCTGAGCTCAACCCAACCTGAGCTTCCACAAATGCCCGAAAACATTTGTTTTAGAGAAGGAAATGTCTCGTTCTGTTCAACATTATGAAGTTTCAACTTTTGTCCGTCCTCTTGACGCTTTTCACCCACAAACGCAACCAGAATTGGTACTACCGGAATTGTGACTAATCGAAGTCTTGCAACTATATCAAAATCTCGAACGTCCACAATTCTATAAAATCTCGAACGTCCACGATGAgactgaaaataaaaaatgcgactaatttcagttttgcatGACTGCTTGGGCAGCTTCACGCGGTGAAGATAAATGATCAAGAACAAgtgccacaaaaagaaaaatctgcaATGCCGTTTGCCCGTTTATGCAACTAGGCACTAGCCCACTCTGATAGTATACCGTAGCCCGCAACGTAAGGTGTTAGTGCAAGATTAGTACAGCCGCCGTGATACGGTGATAGGGATTTACCCAGGTCTCCCTCCCTCGCTCGTGAAATCACAGGATCCAGCCCCTCCGCCTGGCACGCAGGCCACGCGTCGCCCGGTAACTGGCGCCCCACATGTTTGGGGGACGACGGCGTACGACCAGGGGATATGGCTGCCGACCGGGACGCCCGCTGCCGTCACGTCATCGCCACCGTCCAGCCCAGCATACGGCCAAGGCACCCGAGGGCCCGCCCCTGTCGTCCGATCTGAGGAGGTAGACCCGGTCGTCCCACTGCCGCACGTGTCCTGCGCGCACGGGTGAAGGGCCACACGGGCTGTCGCCACATGGGATCCCCCACCGGGCGGTCAAGGGCCCTGGCCTGACCAGCAGCTGGTGACACCAGAGGCGCCACGTCAGAAACGGATAGGGACGCCGATAATTGAGAGTCTCCCTTGGTTTTGCTCTGTAGTATCGTGTTCCGTGCGCGTGCATGTCGTTTGTAGCACCATATCACAAAATATGTACTACTACGAGTACATCATCAGATTCGTTTAAAAAATACTTGGGAGTACATCTGCTTGGTGTATTACTGTACAATTTTTACATTGTGCCTTGATCCTTGAAACCGAAATGCCGGAGATCGCCGATGGAGGGGGGTGTCAACTTGAAGCTAGCCCGTCGTATGCCCAGTTGATGACAACAGAGCACTGGTGTGTGTTGTTGACTTATTGTCCCGATAGTTCAGACGAGAACTTGGGTGGAAAAACTATATTTGAATGTcattttcttaacaaaaataatacactGGAGCAGATGTAAGTGTCCACCCGTTTTCTGTACTCGTAAATGGTCGTAGAAACAAGATCACTTGAGCCGTATGTGGAAACTGAATCGTATTGTTTAAGAATGTTATTTTATAGCACACCTAACTTCTTTAACAGTATAaaagttccttttttttcctgaaaattATGATCCATGGAAAACTCAAATATTTATATGTGCTAACAGTTTTCAATTTTCCACATAGAAGTATTTGTATTTCAattttctgtttatttttCGTCAAAATTTGTTTGCTGTTTGTTCTTAAAACTATCTTGCTCGTGTTACCTCTTTTAGCAATACGGAGTATTTGATTATTTTAGTCGAGAACATGTCGGTATATCACGAAATGTAGCCAACTGAACCAACTGTCTCTATATCCACACATGGCAGcggaaaataaaatgaaaatcagCAACGTTCATCATCAATAACGACGAGAAGGGAAAGAGATTCCCTCCCTCGGGTGTACAAATACAGGGAAGGTACGGCTCGACCCCGCCTTTGGAGCCTTGCCTTTCCCCTAGCTAGCCTCAACATAAACACCTACCAAACCAACACAAGCCTCCCTCACCTTTCCTCTCAGTCTTACATCCAGGCTACCACTCCTCAAAGTGCTCATGGCCTCGAGCTCCTCAAACCCGGACACCATGGACATGGACCCTCCCGGCCTCTCCATCGCCGTCGAGCGCAACCCGCCGGAGTCGCGCCTGGCCCAGCTCGGCGTCAAGTCCTGGCCCAAGTGAGTACAGCCTAGCTCGCTGCTGCTGATCACTAGTTCATTATTCGCTATATATACACTTGATTCCTTCATTCCTGGTTTCATCCCATATATGGCGTCCGTCTAACTCGTGCCGTACTCCGGCGTGCAGGTGGGGTTGCCCGACGGGGAAGTTCCCGGTGAAGTTCGACGCGAGGCAGACGTGCTACCTGGTGAAGGGCAAGGTGAGGGCGCACATCAAGGGCTCGCCGGAGTGCGTGGAGTtcggcgccggcgacctcgTCGTATTCCCCAAGGGGCTCAGCTGCACCTGGGACGTCCTGGCAGCCGTCGACAAGTACTACAAGTTCGATTCATCTTGACTCTCGAGTTAACACCACCACCGTCGATCCCTTAATTTGGTTGCCGATTTTCAGTGACTAGCTAATTCGTTTTCTAGATTGGTGACTGTATCAATTAGTCTCATTCTCTAGCTAATTTGCTAGATAATCCATCTCTATTGTCTTCTCTTCCCTATCTGTAAAAAAGAAATTGGTATCAGAGAGGGCATCTATGGCCCCTGTGTAGGTTAGTAGTTATTCAGTAGCCCGGCCCCAAAACCGGTCAATGCAGTGGCCGTTCAAAGTATTCTTATTTATTGCTCTGAGTGCAAATCCATTTTGAATGCTTTCTTTGACCAGCGTCACTGGACTACATCGTCTTTATGCAATACAGGGCTGTGCTGTGCTTATCGACCACCCACACTACTAATTAACACCCGAACTTTACAACATAAAGCTAGCTACCTAGTAGAGCGATTGAGAGAATGCGATTCCAGTTTGCATAACTATATTCCTGTGCAATTGAACCCCCACCAACCGCAATAAGCGCCACTTCGTTTGTTATTTTGACTGAGTTGACATCTATAATCCATGcaatcaaatcaaaattttgaccGGTGATAGATTCAAAACTACTCCTTCCTTTTAAATGTATAAGGTCAACATAAATCTTGTACCAAACTTTCATCAACAACTAGGCCAGCAATATATATGGGGTTATTGTGACGCAAAATGATACCATTAGATTCGTATTGAAGAACATTTTATGATTGTACATGTTTTTGTGCACACAAGtcaaatattatttgtctactatttggtcaaagttgggCATTAATAAAACATTACATATTTGGAAAAAGAAAGTATCGAAACTGGCTAATAATAAAAGGTACCGCCTCAGTTTTTACTCGAAAAATGGTAACGCCAACCGTAACGTATGTTGCTAGTCAAGCTAAACCATTTAAGGAGACGCGCACTAATTCAATGGCTAGCTCTTGGTCAAGAGGATGTGGGTTACAATGCCACCTAAATTACACCGAGTCAAAGCTGGAAGAATGTATGCCCTCTATGGGCCTTTGATTACCGAGATAAGTTTTTGAATGCATATGAAAAACATCCAGAAAATGCCCAAGTCGGGGGCGGGTCATATTTCTATGAAAGTTTTCAATGAGGAAACTTACTAGTGTATGGAGGTTGGTATTCATATCAATATATGTGTGTTGTTCGGGATGGTCATTATCTGGTTTCTCATAGAAATAAGTGTGTTCGATTTTATAaaaacttagtacaaagttgtactacaTCTGAAACATTTATTTatcatggatcggagggagtactaccaTATAGTAGTAGTAGTCTAGAGTGAGTACGTAACAAGTTAAAAACAACCGTAATACAGTGCCGTTTCGCATACATGATTACGAATTTACGATTCAAATTTGTGGTTCCTTTATAACCCTTTTGCACGGAGACATTAACGACTCACGGTGCGAAAGAGGATATACCGAATTCTTGGATGGTAGTAGCAAAGCTCGTGCTGTACTCTCCCTAGGCTCCTAGCTAGGTGGTTGGGGAGAGCCTGGACTGGAATTGAATTGGTTGGAACTGGATCCTTGGACCGGTGCACACATGGCTCTCTCGATGTACTTGAGGTCGGTGCCTGCAGGGTATACTAGTACGTACCGCTCCAGTACACAGTACACAGTACGCGTAGGAGTGAGTACTGAGTAGCTCGTTATTGAATTTCTGTGGCTGCGATCGGTCGTGTGCTCGTGGCCGTCTTTGTTTTGCCACAGAGCTGTAGCCTGGAGGCTGGAGATGGGCGATGGGCGTACGTATACTGGATGCGCCTGTGGTCCTGTTCGTTCACTGACTCGTCGGGCACCGAAAGCGCGGGTGTGGCATGTGAGTCCTCGTGCTTTAGGAATTGATCGCTTTGACTGGTTGTACTTGCGGCTGTTTATATCTGTGTCGCCCAGCATTTAGTGTAGTGAGATCGCCCTTTTTGACTGACCGGACCCGCACACCCACGAACCTAGTATTTGCTACACGAGGCTCTCGTGAATCATTTTTTTACTCTTCTTCGCCCATGCTGGCCCGGGAGAGGTTGAGACTCGTGCACATCGTCGGGCTACGCGCGTATGGCCATGGGAGGTCGAGCAATAGAGATGACGATGATTCCTTCAAAATAAGATGACGATGAGTATATGCGTGGTTCGGCATCATGTACGTGTGGTCGTGTGGACGTGGTTGCGAGTTGCGACCTGCAGCCAAGCACGAATGGTGCGTCACATGCAAGCACATACTACTCCATATGTTCAGCAAAATTGTACGTGCGCGAGCCGCATGCAGTCCCCGCAGAGGACTCTCCGGTCTTGACGGGTTGCGTGGCGGAGTTATCTCCAGCACCTGCCTGCCGGCACGCCCCGCAGCTTTGATTTGGCTATCGTGTACCTTTAATTTGTCGtcgcttgcatgcatgcatgattgtcGAGCTCTGTTCAACATTGCCACCTCTGCTGCTGTATCGTACAGTACCgggaacatttttttttacagaaccGGAAGTTGGGTATGAATGTTCCTCTTGGCCGGAGTCTGGTGACCGGATGCAAAAGCTTTCCCTCGTTTTCCTTAATAAAGATGAAAGAACGCCCAACTAATTAGAGGAAGACCCAGCGATACAATTAAACACTGGCCGTCAGCAACACACGCGGACACACCACCAGTAAGATACACCCATCAACATCGCGCATCAATGCCATTGTTATTGTTTGATTGGGATATGCCACAGCAAAACCTTGATTTCAATTTTGGAAATGGATCAACGGACGTACGGCTTCTGCAGCGATGGTGATTGACACGTGGGTTCCGGGTCTACACGTCAGCCATGCAGCCGCAAGTCAGAGGAGATGTGTCATTTTCCTTCGCCTTGTATATGCCCGTGCGCAAACCGTAGGGtggtaataaaaaaaatggcatAATCTTTTCCATAACCATGGGCCGGCTTAAGAGTGTGGCAGATGAGTAGAACAAGCCCATAAAATTAAAAACCATTAAGAAGTATTGTGGCTGCTGGCCCACTGTACTGGCGAGACCGCGCGAAAACTCCCGGCCCAACTCCTCAAAAGTATCAGCAGCCAGCCTTCGCGCGCAAAAGCGAAGTCTCCGATCTCCATGCATGGAGCAGGACTcgtgatggcggccgccgccgctcaacAGAAGCGATGCGCAAAATTGATCACTTGAATGATGCTCCTAAAATCTGGCTAATAACCGAAATGCAACTAGCAGAGATCGATGTATCAGGATTCAGAACTGAAGAACGGCAAATGGTTTTGTTGTTGTCTTTGTACTTCTGATTTCTGGACGAATAtagaaagaggaaaagaatCGAAACAAGCGACAAAACTCATATTCTTGGGGTTGCAAGTCCTGAACTGGCCTCTCTTCGGATCATGTATATTGCCTAGATGATGCAACTGTCGGACGAAAACACCATATAAGTCGAATGACGTTTTCTCTTGAGAGCTACGTATCagatgttttcttcttctgagaGGTATACTTAAGATATTTGTTTTGAAAGAGTTCTGAGAGGTAGTATACAGATATAGTACACTTTTGGTCATGGCTTGCACGAGATGTCGATCGTGACATGCGGTGGACTGCTCTGTCTCAGCCAATGGAAGCAGAGGCCAAAATGCACCAGAAACTTAATAGTCTAACCTGCAGCAGCTCCATGATGTCAGGCAGGCCATGTTTCTTGAATTAAAACAGCGAGAAACACTTCCTTAATCAAAGTCAACGAAAGATTCCAGAACACACACATGCTAGTATATGTTTCTGGGGTCTGTACACAAGATAAATTACTCAAGCAGCTCTCTTGAGGCCCCGGAAGCAACGCACCCGAAGAGGGAATCGTAACCCCGAGCATGCAAAAGGGAACTTTGCTAGCGGACGATTCAATTCACAAGTTGAGATTAACTTACGATTTTGCGGCTGGTTTATGAAACAgactctttcttttttcaactGGAGCACCGTTGTCCGGTGGGTGGTAGTCTTTCAGTTCCCTGTCCGGACATCAGCGTCGCCGTGGAGGCGTGGACTTTGGATGACGGCGATGCCGCGTCCAATCGCCGCGAATGCTTGTACCGTTTGGGGATGGATCGTTAGTCCCGGCCAGCTGACGATGGTTTGTATCCGGGTCCGGGGCCCTCCTGAGCTGCCTATCGATCGGCAGTAAACAAATGGGGGTCAGAGCGGGGGGATGGTGGCGAAATCCGATGTGGATTCCTGATAATTGCTGCCACTTATTTGACTGGGAAGTTTAATCATTAGGTAGAGAAATCGAACAAAGATTCGAACTAAATTATGTACACTCACATGCATATTGCGTTTTCATGCGCTCCAACGGCAGATCAGGGATTCATCGGTGCACGGACAAGCATCTACCAACACCTGAACACCAGTATACTCCGTGC includes:
- the LOC100832985 gene encoding uncharacterized protein LOC100832985, which translates into the protein MASSSSNPDTMDMDPPGLSIAVERNPPESRLAQLGVKSWPKWGCPTGKFPVKFDARQTCYLVKGKVRAHIKGSPECVEFGAGDLVVFPKGLSCTWDVLAAVDKYYKFDSS